One window of the Arthrobacter sp. D5-1 genome contains the following:
- the panC gene encoding pantoate--beta-alanine ligase — protein sequence MAIKLVTTAAELRAESARLLASKGGNSQGLVPTMGALHSGHAALARTAAAENDVVVATIFVNPLQFGDAVDLDRYPRTLDADMALLDAEGVDLVFAPSVDEVYPGGQPLVRVTSGPLGEKWEGASRPGHFDGALTVVAKLLHYGLPGGAAVDGTTAAYRAYFGQKDAQQLALVKRMVSDLNFPVEIVPVPIVRSEDGLALSSRNRFLSDEEREAALVLSRALRLIESRATAHEPLDLDSAVALVESQPLVQLDYFDVVDPNTLEPLAENCKETPFRGEGLAIIAAKVGPVRLIDNAPLFS from the coding sequence ATGGCCATCAAACTCGTGACTACCGCGGCGGAACTGCGTGCTGAAAGTGCACGCTTGCTGGCATCGAAGGGCGGGAATTCGCAGGGATTGGTCCCCACCATGGGTGCCCTGCACTCAGGCCACGCGGCACTGGCACGGACCGCCGCGGCCGAGAACGACGTGGTGGTGGCCACCATCTTCGTCAACCCGCTGCAGTTCGGCGACGCCGTTGACCTGGACCGCTACCCGCGCACGCTCGACGCCGACATGGCCCTGCTGGACGCCGAAGGCGTTGACCTCGTGTTCGCGCCGTCCGTTGACGAGGTGTATCCCGGCGGACAGCCCCTGGTGCGGGTAACCTCCGGACCGTTGGGCGAAAAATGGGAAGGTGCTTCGCGCCCCGGTCACTTTGACGGCGCCCTGACCGTAGTGGCCAAGCTGCTGCACTACGGACTTCCCGGAGGTGCTGCCGTTGACGGCACGACGGCGGCCTACCGGGCTTACTTTGGCCAGAAGGACGCGCAGCAGTTGGCTTTGGTAAAGCGGATGGTCTCGGACCTGAACTTCCCGGTGGAGATCGTTCCTGTGCCCATCGTTCGCAGTGAGGACGGCCTGGCGCTTTCAAGCCGAAACAGGTTCCTTTCCGATGAGGAACGAGAGGCCGCCCTTGTGTTGTCGCGGGCTTTGCGCCTTATCGAGTCCCGGGCAACCGCGCACGAACCACTGGACCTGGACTCCGCCGTCGCGCTTGTTGAATCCCAACCGTTGGTGCAACTGGACTATTTCGACGTCGTCGACCCCAACACTTTGGAACCGCTCGCCGAAAACTGCAAGGAGACACCGTTCCGCGGGGAAGGGCTGGCGATCATTGCGGCGAAGGTGGGGCCTGTGCGGCTCATCGACAACGCTCCTTTGTTCTCCTAG